The genome window TGGTGGCGACGTTCAAACAGGACCGGGTGCAGTCCTCGATCGACGCGTCGACGTATGACGGGAAGCTGATGTCGGTGCCGTTCTGGGCCAACACGCAGCTGCTCTGGTACAAGAAGTCGATCGCCAAGAGCGCCGGGCTCGACATGAGCAAGCCGGTGACCTGGGACCAGCTGATCAAGGCGGCGCAGAAGACCAAGACCCAGATCGGCGTGCAGGCGGCGCTCTACGAGGGTTACTCGGTCTGGATCAACGCGCTGGTCACCGGTGCCGGCGGCAAGATCGTGGACAACCCGAACGCGACGTACGAGAACCTCAAGATGGGTCTCAACACCGCCGCCGGCAAGGACGCGGCACGCATCATCCACGAGGTGTCGTCGACCGGGGTCGGTGGACCCGCGATGGGCAGTTCGACCGAGACGGAGTCGCTGAACCTCTTCATCAGCAAGAAGGGTGCCTTCCTGGTCAACTGGCCCTACACCTACGGCGCCTACACGGGTAAGGACAAGTCGGACGTCGCGGCCACGATGTATCCCGAGACGGTCGCCGGGAAGGCCTCCCGCCCGCCGTACGGCGGCATCCAGTTGGCGGTCGGCAAGGACAGCCAGCACTCGACGCTCGCGTATCAGGCGGCGGCGTGCATCACCAACGAGAAACACCAGGCGCAGTACATGATCGCGTCCGGCAATCCGGCGAGCCGCAAGGCCGTGTTCAGCGACTCGACGACCACCTTCACACCACCGGGCGGAAAGCCGACAACGGTCCTGCAAGCATTCCCGAACGGCATCGCGGCCAAGATCCGCGAGTCCCTGGACGCTGCGGCGGCCCGCCCGCTGACTCCCTACTGGGGTGACATCTCGACGGCGCTGCAGCAGAAGTTCAGCCCGCCGAACGCGGTCAACCAGAACACGCCCTCGAAGGCGCAGAGTTTCATCCTGAACGTTCTGAAGGGGAAGGCGCTGCTATGAGCACTGTCGCTGAAACCACCAAGGGCGAGCTCACCGCGGACGAACAGGCGCACCTGTCCGACCGTGCCAAGGGCGAACGCCGACTCGGTTGGCGGCTCGCCGGCCCGGCGTTCATCGTGATGCTGCTCGTCACGCTCTACCCGATCGGCTACGCGGTCTACCTGTCGTTGTTCAACTACCGGTTGACCGATCCGGCGGGCAAGAAACTGGTGTGGTTGCAGAACTACATCACCGCGTTGACCGACTCGCTCTTCTGGCAGGCGTTCGTCACGACCCTGGTGATCGTGATCGTGACGCTGATCATCGAGTTGGTCCTCGGTATGGCGATCGCCATGGTCATGAACAAGGTGGTCTGGCCGCGGCGCACCCTGCGCACGGTCGTGCTGATCCCCTACGCGATCGTGACCGTGGTGTCGGCGTTCTCGTGGAAGTATGCCGCGCAGATCGACACCGGTTTCTTCAACCACTGGCTGCACACGCTGACGTTCGGCGGGTTCAGCGAGAGCTACAACTGGTTCGGCGGTCGCTGGTCGTCACTGACGATCATCTGCTTGTCGGAGATCTGGAAGACCACGCCGTTCATGTCGCTGCTGCTGCTCGCCGGGCTGGCACAGGTCGACTCGGCGCAGGAGGAGGCCGCCAAGGTCGACGGTGCCACCTGGTGGCAGCGGCTGACCAAGGTGATCCTGCCGAACATGAAGGCAGCCCTGATGGTGGCGCTGCTGTTCCGCACCCTCGACGCCGTGCGCATCTACGACAACCCGTACGTCATGACCGGCGGCGCGAACAAGACCGAGACGTTGTCGATGCTGGTCGGCACGGAGACGGTCAGTCGGGTGGAGATCGGCATGGGCTCGGCCCTGGCCGTGATCCTCTTCGTGATCGTCCTGATCATCGCGTTCATCTTCGTCAAATTGTTCAAGGTCGATCTCACGACGAGTGGAAGGAGTTGAGCCGTGGAGACCAACATGAGCAACAGGGCCAAGAACGGCCTCGGCGTTGTTTCGATCGTCATCATGATCTGGACGCTCATCCCGCTGCTCTGGATCGTCGCAACCTCGCTGAAGGGCACCGCCGCGCTCGGTGACTCGAGCCAGAACGTGCTGGGCAACTTCTGGCCGAAGCACATCAGCTGGGACAACTACAAGCTGATCTTCTCCGGTGGCGCGTCCGATCTGTTCGTGCCTGCGCTGTGGCACTCGATCATCGTCTGTGTGGTGTCGACGGTCATCAGCGTCGTGCTCGCGACGTTCTGCGCCTACGCGATCTCGCGGCTGGACTTCCCGGGCAAGAAGCTCATCCTGACGACGTCGCTCGCGGTGTCGTTCTTCCCGGTCATCGCGATGGTGACGCCGCTGTTCAACCTGTGGCGGCAGATCGGGCTGTTCGACACCCTTCCGGGGTTGATCATTCCCTACCTGACGCTGACGCTGCCGTTGTCGATCTGGACGCTGTCCGCGTTCTTCCAGCAGATCCCGTGGGAGATGGAGCAGGCCGCACAGGTGGACGGTGCCTCCAGCTGGCAGGCGTTCGTGAAGGTCATCGCGCCGCTCGCGGCACCCGGTGTCTTCACCACGGCGATCATCGCGTTCTTCACCGCGTGGAACGACTTCGTCTTCTCGTCGAACCTCACGGCACAGCACGCGCAGACCGTCCCCGCCGCGTTGAGCTTCTTCACCGGGGCCAGCCAGTTCGTCCAGCCGACCGGCGCCATCTGTGCGGCAGCGGTCGTCGTCACCATTCCCGTCGTGATCCTCGTACTGTTCTTCCAGAAGAGGATCGTTGCCGGACTCACCTCTGGCGCCGTCAAGGGCTGACGCCCTTGTAAAGGAGAGATCAATGTCGAGCATCG of Flexivirga oryzae contains these proteins:
- a CDS encoding carbohydrate ABC transporter permease is translated as MSTVAETTKGELTADEQAHLSDRAKGERRLGWRLAGPAFIVMLLVTLYPIGYAVYLSLFNYRLTDPAGKKLVWLQNYITALTDSLFWQAFVTTLVIVIVTLIIELVLGMAIAMVMNKVVWPRRTLRTVVLIPYAIVTVVSAFSWKYAAQIDTGFFNHWLHTLTFGGFSESYNWFGGRWSSLTIICLSEIWKTTPFMSLLLLAGLAQVDSAQEEAAKVDGATWWQRLTKVILPNMKAALMVALLFRTLDAVRIYDNPYVMTGGANKTETLSMLVGTETVSRVEIGMGSALAVILFVIVLIIAFIFVKLFKVDLTTSGRS
- a CDS encoding carbohydrate ABC transporter permease, encoding MSNRAKNGLGVVSIVIMIWTLIPLLWIVATSLKGTAALGDSSQNVLGNFWPKHISWDNYKLIFSGGASDLFVPALWHSIIVCVVSTVISVVLATFCAYAISRLDFPGKKLILTTSLAVSFFPVIAMVTPLFNLWRQIGLFDTLPGLIIPYLTLTLPLSIWTLSAFFQQIPWEMEQAAQVDGASSWQAFVKVIAPLAAPGVFTTAIIAFFTAWNDFVFSSNLTAQHAQTVPAALSFFTGASQFVQPTGAICAAAVVVTIPVVILVLFFQKRIVAGLTSGAVKG
- a CDS encoding extracellular solute-binding protein, whose product is MKRLRPPRRGIALAAAMLMATTGLAACGGSNSGSGTVHLTWYINPDVGNADASKGGQATLAKECSDASNGKYQIKVQLLPNSASDQRIQLLRRLAGGDKTMDLMSVDPAFVSEFAAAGYFAPVPQNMVATFKQDRVQSSIDASTYDGKLMSVPFWANTQLLWYKKSIAKSAGLDMSKPVTWDQLIKAAQKTKTQIGVQAALYEGYSVWINALVTGAGGKIVDNPNATYENLKMGLNTAAGKDAARIIHEVSSTGVGGPAMGSSTETESLNLFISKKGAFLVNWPYTYGAYTGKDKSDVAATMYPETVAGKASRPPYGGIQLAVGKDSQHSTLAYQAAACITNEKHQAQYMIASGNPASRKAVFSDSTTTFTPPGGKPTTVLQAFPNGIAAKIRESLDAAAARPLTPYWGDISTALQQKFSPPNAVNQNTPSKAQSFILNVLKGKALL